In Burkholderia gladioli, a genomic segment contains:
- a CDS encoding 8-oxoguanine deaminase — MQDPIARHAAQASSSLHSNAGRPGRTLLVRHAEVLVTMDGERREIRDGGLYVEDNRIVAVGPTDTLPETADEVLDLRGHLVIPGLVNTHHHMYQSLTRAVPAAQDAELFGWLTNLYRIWENLTPEMIEVSTLTAMAELLLSGCTTSSDHLYLYPNGARLDDSIGAAQRIGLRFHASRGSMSVGQRDGGLPPDSVVEREDAILADTQRLIETWHDEARYAMLRIVVAPCSPFSVSRDLMRESAKLARAHRVSLHTHLAENVNDLAYSREKFGMTPAEYAEDLGWVGPDVWHAHCVQLDEAGIALFARTGTGVAHCPCSNMRLASGIAPVRRMRLAGVPVGLGVDGSASNDGAQMVAEVRQALLLQRVGFGPDAMTAREALEIATLGGARVLGRDDIGALAPGMAADFVAFDLRQPLFAGALHDPVAALVFCAPSQVAWSVVNGRVLVREGQLATVDLGPLVEHHNRLARQLLEAAR; from the coding sequence ATGCAGGACCCGATCGCGCGCCATGCCGCGCAAGCTTCCTCCTCCTTGCATTCCAACGCCGGCCGCCCCGGCCGCACGTTGCTGGTACGCCATGCCGAGGTGCTGGTGACGATGGACGGCGAACGGCGCGAAATCCGCGATGGCGGCCTCTACGTCGAGGACAACCGGATCGTCGCGGTCGGCCCGACCGACACGCTGCCCGAGACGGCCGACGAGGTGCTCGACCTGCGCGGCCACCTGGTGATCCCGGGCCTGGTCAATACCCATCACCACATGTACCAGAGCCTGACGCGCGCCGTGCCGGCCGCGCAGGACGCCGAGCTGTTCGGCTGGCTGACGAACCTGTACCGGATCTGGGAGAACCTGACCCCGGAGATGATCGAGGTCTCGACGCTGACGGCGATGGCCGAGCTGCTGCTCTCGGGCTGCACCACCTCGAGCGACCATCTCTATCTCTATCCGAACGGCGCCCGGCTCGACGACAGCATCGGCGCCGCGCAGCGGATCGGCCTGCGCTTTCATGCCAGCCGCGGCAGCATGAGCGTCGGCCAGCGCGACGGCGGCCTGCCGCCCGATTCGGTGGTCGAGCGCGAGGACGCGATCCTCGCCGACACGCAGCGCCTGATCGAGACCTGGCACGACGAGGCACGCTACGCGATGTTGCGCATCGTGGTGGCGCCGTGCTCGCCGTTCTCGGTGAGCCGCGACCTGATGCGCGAATCGGCGAAGCTCGCACGCGCGCATCGCGTCTCGCTGCACACGCATCTGGCCGAGAACGTCAACGACCTCGCCTACAGCCGCGAGAAATTCGGCATGACGCCGGCCGAATATGCCGAGGATCTCGGCTGGGTCGGCCCCGATGTCTGGCACGCGCACTGCGTGCAGCTCGACGAGGCCGGCATCGCGTTGTTCGCGCGCACCGGCACGGGCGTCGCGCATTGCCCATGCTCGAACATGCGGCTCGCCTCGGGCATCGCGCCGGTGCGCCGGATGCGGCTGGCCGGCGTGCCGGTCGGGCTCGGCGTGGATGGTTCGGCCTCGAACGACGGCGCGCAGATGGTGGCCGAGGTGCGCCAGGCGTTGCTGTTGCAGCGGGTTGGATTCGGGCCGGATGCGATGACGGCGCGCGAGGCGCTGGAGATCGCCACGCTCGGCGGCGCGCGCGTGCTCGGCCGCGACGACATCGGCGCGCTGGCGCCGGGCATGGCCGCCGATTTCGTCGCCTTCGACCTGCGCCAGCCGCTGTTCGCCGGCGCGCTGCACGACCCGGTCGCCGCGTTGGTGTTCTGCGCGCCGTCGCAGGTGGCCTGGAGCGTCGTGAACGGGCGGGTGCTGGTGCGCGAGGGACAGCTCGCGACGGTCGATCTCGGGCCGCTGGTGGAGCATCACAACCGGCTCGCGCGGCAGTTGCTGGAGGCGGCGCGCTGA
- the uraH gene encoding hydroxyisourate hydrolase: MGKLTTHVLDTAHGRPGADIRIELHAIDGDTRRALLTATTNSDGRCDRPLLEGEALLAGEYELVFHTGDYFAALGVELPAPRFVDRVVLRFGVADPDAHYHVPLLVSPWSYSTYRGS, encoded by the coding sequence ATGGGAAAGCTGACTACCCACGTACTCGACACCGCGCACGGCCGCCCCGGTGCCGATATCCGCATCGAACTGCATGCGATCGACGGCGACACGCGCCGCGCGCTGCTCACCGCCACCACCAATAGCGACGGGCGCTGCGATCGCCCGCTGCTCGAAGGCGAGGCACTGCTCGCCGGCGAATACGAACTGGTGTTTCATACCGGCGATTATTTCGCCGCGCTGGGCGTCGAGCTGCCGGCGCCGCGCTTCGTCGACCGCGTGGTGCTGCGCTTCGGCGTGGCCGACCCCGACGCGCACTACCACGTGCCGCTGCTGGTCTCGCCCTGGTCCTACAGCACATATCGCGGCAGCTGA